From the Priestia koreensis genome, one window contains:
- a CDS encoding carbohydrate ABC transporter permease, with amino-acid sequence MSKVNRYGYLFIAPFWIVFLIFSIYPVALTFYYSFTNYTGSGTAEIVGLANYKRLITDHYFIDAFFNTWKIWGVNFVLQMGLALLLAMIFSDMRMKLRGLAFFRSIFYLPNLITISSVALLFGILLDWQHGSLNMMLMKIGLISEPINWLNEPASAQISVSLILTWMWFGHSFIVVMAGVSGISKDYYEAALIDGANRWQTFTRITVPLLKPILLYIMITSLIGGLQLFDLPMLLTDGIGSPEGSLSTMVLYLYNQAFKYNNYGYAAAVAYGLFVITLIFSLIVFKGMYGNQRKQQGQV; translated from the coding sequence ATGAGCAAAGTCAATCGATATGGCTATCTATTCATTGCACCGTTTTGGATTGTCTTTTTAATCTTTAGTATTTATCCAGTTGCCTTAACCTTTTATTATAGTTTCACCAATTATACAGGTAGTGGGACAGCCGAAATTGTTGGACTAGCAAATTATAAAAGGTTAATAACCGATCACTATTTCATTGATGCCTTTTTTAACACGTGGAAAATCTGGGGAGTGAATTTTGTCCTTCAGATGGGTCTTGCCCTTTTACTGGCAATGATTTTCTCTGATATGCGAATGAAGCTTCGCGGCCTCGCGTTCTTTCGCTCGATTTTTTACTTACCAAACCTGATTACAATTAGCTCTGTAGCACTGTTATTCGGAATTTTACTTGATTGGCAGCATGGGTCACTAAATATGATGCTGATGAAGATTGGACTTATATCTGAACCTATTAATTGGCTGAACGAACCTGCTAGCGCCCAAATCTCCGTATCACTTATTTTAACGTGGATGTGGTTTGGTCATTCCTTTATCGTCGTAATGGCAGGGGTGTCAGGGATCTCAAAGGATTATTACGAAGCGGCGTTAATTGACGGAGCAAATCGTTGGCAAACATTCACTAGAATTACGGTTCCACTTTTAAAGCCTATTTTATTGTACATCATGATTACGTCTCTTATAGGCGGCCTTCAATTGTTTGATTTACCGATGCTTTTAACGGATGGAATTGGTTCACCTGAAGGATCACTTAGCACGATGGTTCTGTACTTATATAATCAGGCGTTTAAATACAATAACTACGGCTATGCAGCTGCTGTGGCATACGGCTTGTTCGTCATTACGCTTATTTTCTCCCTGATTGTATTTAAAGGAATGTATGGAAATCAACGAAAACAGCAAGGGCAGGTGTAG